One genomic region from Dehalobacter restrictus DSM 9455 encodes:
- the coaE gene encoding dephospho-CoA kinase (Dephospho-CoA kinase (CoaE) performs the final step in coenzyme A biosynthesis.), whose product MIKIGLTGGIASGKTRVASWFAQKGIPVFDADDAVHRLYDGPLIPLIGKEFGSECVRDGKIDRAELGKIIFADPEARQRLEELVHPLIRQQMQDQCLKAEIQSEKLIILDIPLLLETGWGKFVDEVWVVYVPAEIQITRLMERSGLTREEAERRLAAQVPLEDKKKKAHRVIDNSGDWRETEKQLEMIWKELFS is encoded by the coding sequence ATGATCAAAATTGGACTTACAGGAGGAATAGCAAGCGGCAAGACGCGTGTTGCCAGTTGGTTTGCGCAGAAGGGCATCCCGGTTTTTGACGCGGATGACGCAGTTCATAGGTTGTATGACGGGCCGTTGATCCCTTTGATCGGCAAAGAGTTTGGATCTGAATGCGTCCGAGATGGGAAGATTGACCGGGCGGAGCTGGGAAAAATCATATTTGCCGATCCTGAGGCCAGGCAAAGGCTTGAGGAACTTGTTCATCCTTTGATCCGGCAGCAGATGCAGGATCAATGCCTGAAGGCAGAAATCCAAAGTGAAAAGCTGATTATCCTGGATATTCCGCTGCTTCTGGAGACGGGATGGGGAAAATTTGTCGACGAGGTTTGGGTCGTTTATGTCCCTGCTGAAATACAAATCACCAGGCTGATGGAACGAAGTGGCTTGACTAGGGAAGAGGCCGAGCGGCGGCTTGCTGCGCAAGTGCCGCTTGAGGACAAAAAAAAGAAAGCCCACCGGGTCATTGATAATTCCGGGGACTGGAGAGAGACTGAAAAACAACTTGAGATGATTTGGAAAGAACTGTTTTCCTGA
- a CDS encoding IS1182 family transposase: protein MPYKNGINREQITLFPESIDDYITEDNEVQFIDAFVDNIETEFKYSKTSETGRPPYNPKDLLKLYLYGYINAIRSSRKLEKECHRNLEVMWLLKSLRPDHKTIANFRKDNKEEIPKVFKEFTLLCKKLSMFGGEIVSVDGSKFKAVNSKKQNVVKEKAVARIKEIEKQINEYLKEIEENDKNEEDTKTITKEELQERIETIKKRKEKYETLKAKMEETGETQISSTDPNSRLMMNNRKMEVCYNIQTIVDERNKLILDYKVTNEVSDINQLSIMALKAQDILQTENIDVLADKGYYKSTEIKACIDNGMVPYVSKPEVSGGKGYKLEKFEYIKEKDIYICPGKQELTYRKQTNKNGKIIRSYYTKGCKYCKIRSQCTENKTGREIQRWEHEEILEEMQKRLKENAEKYFLRRCLSEHPFGTIKRTMNAAYLLMKGFEKVEVEISLIMLSYNIKRVINILGVKKLIEVLG, encoded by the coding sequence ATGCCATATAAAAACGGAATAAACCGCGAACAAATTACACTATTTCCGGAAAGCATAGATGATTATATAACAGAGGACAATGAGGTTCAGTTTATTGATGCATTTGTAGATAATATAGAAACAGAATTTAAGTATTCCAAAACAAGTGAAACGGGGCGCCCTCCATATAACCCAAAGGATCTGCTCAAACTATACCTGTATGGGTACATCAATGCCATAAGATCGAGTAGAAAGCTTGAAAAGGAATGTCATAGAAATCTAGAGGTAATGTGGCTTCTAAAGAGTCTAAGGCCGGATCACAAAACGATAGCAAACTTCAGGAAAGACAACAAAGAAGAAATTCCAAAAGTATTTAAAGAATTCACGCTGCTCTGTAAGAAACTATCAATGTTTGGGGGAGAAATAGTATCGGTAGATGGAAGTAAATTTAAAGCAGTAAACTCAAAAAAACAAAACGTTGTAAAAGAAAAAGCTGTTGCAAGGATAAAAGAAATTGAGAAGCAGATAAACGAATACCTGAAGGAAATTGAAGAAAATGATAAGAATGAAGAAGACACAAAAACGATAACGAAAGAAGAGCTGCAAGAGAGAATTGAGACAATTAAAAAACGCAAAGAAAAATATGAAACCCTAAAGGCTAAGATGGAAGAAACGGGAGAAACCCAAATATCAAGCACAGATCCAAACAGTAGACTAATGATGAACAACCGTAAAATGGAAGTCTGCTACAATATACAAACGATAGTAGATGAGAGAAACAAACTGATATTAGACTATAAAGTAACCAATGAAGTAAGCGACATAAATCAACTGTCTATCATGGCATTAAAAGCGCAGGACATACTGCAAACTGAAAACATAGATGTTTTAGCAGACAAAGGATATTACAAGTCAACTGAAATCAAAGCCTGTATAGATAATGGAATGGTTCCCTACGTATCCAAGCCAGAAGTAAGTGGCGGAAAAGGCTATAAGCTCGAGAAATTTGAGTACATAAAAGAAAAAGACATATACATATGTCCAGGGAAGCAAGAACTAACATACAGAAAACAAACAAATAAAAACGGTAAGATAATAAGGAGCTATTACACAAAAGGTTGTAAATATTGCAAAATCAGAAGTCAGTGCACAGAAAATAAGACCGGAAGAGAAATTCAGAGATGGGAACATGAAGAAATATTAGAAGAAATGCAAAAACGATTAAAGGAAAATGCAGAAAAGTATTTCTTGAGAAGATGTTTATCTGAACATCCATTTGGAACAATAAAACGGACAATGAATGCAGCATATTTGCTGATGAAAGGCTTTGAAAAAGTAGAAGTTGAAATCAGTTTGATAATGCTGTCTTATAATATTAAAAGAGTAATAAACATACTGGGAGTAAAGAAATTGATTGAAGTACTGGGGTAA
- the ytaF gene encoding sporulation membrane protein YtaF has product MGMAMILALALSLDGLGVGMAYGLKRIRIPLSSMMIIGFCTTLAMTVSMYCGHLITSQLTVIHPGILGAVVLIAIGSYQLIQTLKGRAELPEAVPVMTTAAGQIDDNPYRTLFCINLNFFGLVIQVLKTPDAADIDGSGVITLNESLLLGVALSLDAFASGVAAALTGILWYVIGMVTLMQILMIFTGQVLTGRLPASVLARVRYLPGIVLILIGSLKII; this is encoded by the coding sequence ATGGGAATGGCAATGATCCTTGCTTTGGCTTTGAGTCTTGACGGTTTAGGGGTAGGGATGGCCTACGGTCTGAAGAGGATTCGGATACCGCTCAGTTCCATGATGATCATTGGTTTTTGTACGACACTCGCCATGACGGTTTCCATGTACTGCGGCCATCTGATCACGTCTCAACTTACGGTGATCCATCCCGGTATCTTGGGGGCAGTCGTTCTTATTGCAATCGGCTCGTATCAATTGATTCAGACTTTGAAAGGCAGAGCGGAACTTCCCGAAGCTGTACCGGTGATGACAACTGCAGCCGGACAGATAGATGACAATCCATATCGTACTTTGTTCTGCATTAATTTAAATTTCTTCGGCCTGGTCATTCAGGTTTTAAAGACACCGGATGCGGCAGACATTGACGGCTCCGGCGTCATTACACTGAATGAAAGTCTGCTTCTCGGCGTGGCATTGTCTCTGGATGCGTTTGCTTCGGGCGTAGCCGCTGCGCTGACAGGAATTCTCTGGTATGTCATCGGGATGGTGACATTGATGCAGATTCTGATGATCTTTACCGGTCAGGTATTGACAGGCAGACTTCCGGCGAGCGTGCTGGCGAGAGTCAGGTATCTGCCGGGGATCGTCCTGATACTCATCGGGTCATTAAAAATAATTTGA
- a CDS encoding ABC-F family ATP-binding cassette domain-containing protein: MSILYCNGLEIEVAGSTLLDHITLRLEKGQKAGLVGANGAGKTTLIRAVMGEIAHESGDINWQGTVGYLPQTTASSAEHGTVFEQMLAERQDILDLRDNLRSLENKMAEQADEKTLERYSLFTEQYERAGGYALEARIRKILTGLGMDRHQTTEANHLSGGQKTRLALGKLLLRDPDVLILDEPTNHLDIEALEWLENYLADYAGAMLVVSHDRYFLDRVVDSTFLIEDGFLKAYNGNYSEFELQRNIEKISLTREAERINKKIADLEEYIRRHGAGIKAKQARGRESMLKRITPVNAPKDSKKLSISLQAKTRSGDRVLEIDDLAVKYGQKTIFEHVGLELRRGDKIALLGRNGIGKTTLLRAVTGQIPYNGTIRTGANVSVSYYSQEHENIGLREIVMDEIRYSSTLDDPEIRNVLARFGFRGEDVFKPVAGLSGGEKSRLALCKLFLNQGNLLLLDEPTNHLDMETREVLEEVLQDYNGTILTVSHDRYFLNRIVNKIALLTVNGLKVFEGDYTAYREMSEKSEDEEKESAQAAQDQTCKNEEVQKARDYREESKNTKRIEKKIKQIEEKIAETELLLQEIEDKLDAAASDYELTLSLHQSYEKVQIELDHLMEEWLAYQD; encoded by the coding sequence ACTTGAAATTGAAGTAGCAGGGAGCACTCTGCTGGATCATATAACGCTGCGTTTGGAAAAGGGTCAAAAAGCCGGCCTGGTCGGAGCCAATGGGGCAGGTAAGACAACACTGATAAGGGCTGTCATGGGAGAGATTGCTCATGAAAGCGGAGATATCAACTGGCAGGGTACTGTCGGTTATCTGCCGCAGACGACTGCATCCTCAGCAGAACACGGTACAGTATTTGAACAAATGCTGGCGGAACGTCAGGATATTCTTGATCTGCGGGACAATCTCAGATCCCTGGAAAATAAAATGGCGGAACAGGCCGACGAGAAAACGCTCGAAAGGTACAGTCTGTTTACGGAACAGTATGAAAGGGCGGGCGGTTATGCGCTCGAAGCCAGGATCCGCAAGATCCTGACCGGACTCGGGATGGACCGGCATCAGACGACTGAAGCGAATCATTTAAGCGGTGGTCAGAAAACCCGTCTGGCGCTTGGCAAACTTCTGCTGCGTGATCCGGACGTTCTGATTCTTGACGAGCCTACGAACCATCTCGATATTGAGGCACTGGAATGGCTTGAAAATTACCTGGCCGATTATGCTGGAGCTATGCTTGTCGTTTCCCATGACAGGTATTTCCTGGACAGGGTCGTGGACAGCACCTTCCTGATTGAGGATGGGTTCCTGAAAGCTTACAATGGCAATTATTCGGAGTTTGAACTGCAGCGGAATATTGAAAAAATATCGCTGACCAGAGAAGCGGAACGGATCAATAAAAAAATTGCGGACCTGGAGGAGTATATCCGGCGTCATGGTGCCGGAATCAAAGCTAAACAAGCCCGGGGCAGGGAATCCATGCTGAAAAGAATTACGCCGGTGAATGCGCCGAAAGATTCGAAAAAACTCAGCATAAGCCTCCAGGCCAAAACCCGCTCAGGAGACCGGGTTCTCGAGATAGACGATCTGGCCGTTAAGTACGGGCAGAAAACCATATTTGAACATGTAGGTTTGGAATTGCGCCGGGGTGATAAGATTGCCCTGCTCGGCAGAAACGGGATTGGAAAGACAACGCTGTTAAGAGCTGTTACAGGACAAATCCCGTATAACGGTACGATCCGGACCGGGGCGAATGTCTCCGTCAGCTACTATTCCCAGGAGCATGAGAATATTGGCTTAAGGGAAATTGTCATGGACGAGATCCGTTATTCTTCAACGCTTGACGATCCGGAAATACGCAATGTTTTAGCCCGTTTTGGCTTCCGGGGAGAGGATGTATTCAAACCTGTTGCTGGTTTAAGTGGGGGAGAGAAAAGCAGGCTGGCACTTTGCAAGCTTTTTCTGAATCAGGGGAACCTGCTTTTGCTTGATGAGCCGACCAACCATCTCGATATGGAGACGAGAGAAGTCCTGGAGGAAGTGTTGCAGGATTACAACGGGACAATTTTGACCGTATCCCATGACAGGTACTTTCTGAACCGAATCGTGAATAAGATTGCTTTGCTTACAGTGAATGGTCTGAAGGTATTTGAGGGAGACTACACGGCCTATCGTGAAATGAGCGAGAAGAGTGAAGATGAAGAAAAAGAATCTGCTCAAGCCGCTCAAGATCAGACCTGTAAAAATGAAGAGGTTCAAAAAGCCAGAGATTACAGGGAAGAGTCCAAGAATACCAAACGGATAGAAAAAAAGATCAAGCAAATCGAGGAAAAAATTGCGGAAACAGAATTATTGCTTCAAGAAATTGAGGATAAGCTCGATGCCGCAGCCAGTGATTATGAACTGACATTGTCACTTCACCAGTCGTATGAGAAAGTGCAGATAGAGCTCGATCATCTGATGGAGGAGTGGCTGGCTTACCAGGATTAG
- a CDS encoding lytic transglycosylase domain-containing protein, with protein sequence MFIAKRKIVKTIAIIFLLFIILAVYQSNFIGRMMYPFPYKQTVEKYAAKYGTDPLLVIAVIREESRFITKSKSSKGAVGLMQLMPGTAEEIAVWLNEDYAKVDLLDPETNIRYGTWYLASLNKEFSGNTVLTLAAYNAGIGRVQSWLDDWPKDPNAYRIEEIPITETREYVEKVYRSYEKYLALYATQHSGGRE encoded by the coding sequence TTGTTTATCGCAAAGAGGAAAATTGTTAAGACCATAGCAATTATTTTTTTATTGTTTATAATTTTGGCTGTATACCAGTCAAATTTTATCGGCAGAATGATGTATCCTTTTCCATACAAGCAGACGGTTGAAAAATATGCCGCCAAGTATGGAACAGATCCTTTGCTAGTGATTGCCGTAATCAGGGAAGAGAGCAGGTTCATCACCAAATCGAAATCATCCAAAGGGGCAGTCGGATTGATGCAGCTGATGCCGGGGACAGCGGAAGAGATAGCTGTCTGGCTCAATGAAGATTACGCAAAGGTTGACTTACTTGATCCGGAAACCAATATTCGTTACGGCACCTGGTACCTTGCTTCTTTGAATAAGGAGTTTTCCGGCAATACGGTTCTTACCCTGGCAGCTTATAACGCCGGGATCGGCAGGGTACAAAGCTGGCTGGATGATTGGCCGAAGGACCCGAATGCGTACCGTATTGAGGAAATTCCAATTACAGAGACCAGGGAATATGTCGAGAAAGTTTACAGAAGTTATGAAAAATATTTGGCCCTTTATGCTACTCAGCATTCTGGAGGGCGAGAATAA
- the thrB gene encoding homoserine kinase produces MFQVKVPATSANLGPGFDCMGLALRLYNYIQAEESEKLEIILKGTYTSNIPANEKNLLWKTACKLWQKIDFQPRPLKITLESHVPPARGLGSSSTAVVGGLIIANAVAGNPLNRLQLLEVASEIEGHPDNVSPALCGGITLTVMDENKLIPRTLAKFPKFKAVVVIPDILVETEKARGILPASVSRTDVIFNASRVGLLVDAFIKEEYDLLAIATQDRIHQNQRASLIPGMPEALKSAVLAGAYGAALSGSGPTLIAFCPHGKEDQIALTMKGVLQENGLPSEALTLDIDSEGAVLTEF; encoded by the coding sequence ATGTTCCAAGTAAAAGTACCAGCAACTTCAGCAAATCTCGGACCAGGTTTTGACTGTATGGGACTGGCTTTAAGGCTATATAACTATATCCAGGCTGAAGAAAGTGAAAAACTGGAGATTATCCTTAAAGGCACCTATACGAGTAACATTCCTGCAAATGAAAAAAACCTTTTATGGAAAACCGCCTGCAAGCTGTGGCAGAAAATTGATTTTCAGCCGAGACCCTTAAAAATCACCCTGGAAAGCCATGTTCCGCCTGCCCGTGGACTCGGAAGCAGCTCCACTGCCGTCGTCGGCGGACTAATTATCGCCAACGCGGTAGCCGGGAACCCTTTAAACCGGCTTCAATTGCTTGAAGTCGCTTCTGAAATCGAAGGCCATCCGGATAATGTCTCGCCTGCTCTTTGCGGCGGCATCACCCTGACAGTCATGGATGAAAACAAGCTTATTCCGAGGACGCTGGCGAAGTTTCCAAAATTCAAAGCTGTCGTCGTGATCCCGGATATTCTCGTTGAAACTGAAAAAGCGCGTGGGATACTGCCCGCTTCTGTTTCCAGAACTGATGTGATCTTTAACGCTTCCCGCGTTGGCCTTTTAGTTGATGCGTTTATTAAAGAGGAATACGATTTATTGGCGATTGCCACTCAGGACAGGATCCATCAAAATCAGCGGGCTTCTCTGATCCCCGGTATGCCCGAAGCCTTAAAATCTGCCGTGCTCGCCGGCGCGTACGGCGCAGCGCTAAGCGGTTCCGGACCGACCTTGATTGCTTTTTGCCCTCACGGCAAAGAAGATCAGATAGCCCTGACGATGAAGGGCGTACTCCAAGAAAATGGTTTACCTTCTGAAGCCCTGACCCTGGATATTGATTCTGAGGGAGCTGTGCTAACCGAATTTTGA